In Spirosoma pollinicola, the genomic window CCAACGCTGACCGTTAATACCGATGGCACATATACCTTCAGCAGCACAACCCCGGGGGTATACGTATATAATGTGCCTGTATGTGCACCAGCGCCACCCACCTATTGCACAACACAGACGCTGACGATTACGGTACTCGACCCGGCGGTGACCAACAACCCACCCGTAGCGAACCCTGATTTCGTTACCACCACCGGTAATCCAACCAGTGCCACGGCGATTACGATCAATGTGAGAGCCAACGATGGGCCGGGCAATCCGGGGGGTACATTGGGTACGCCCACCATTGCTACCGGACCCGCTCACGGCACAGCCAGCATTGTGAACGGTAACCTGGTTTATACCCCTACGGCGGGTTACTACGGCACCGACCTGGTCACCTATCAGGTATGCGAAACGCCCGGCACTAACTTGTGTGCTACGGCTACGGTCACCATTACGGTTAAGGCACCTGGCCTACCGGCTACCGTGAGTATTAACGATGATTATGTGTCAACTTCGGGTGGTACACCTGCTACGGGGAACGTGCTTACAAACGATCTGGGCAATACCCTCACCGTATCCAATGCAGGAACAACAACTACCTCGTCGGGCACGCTGGTTATAACGGCAACGGGCAGCTTCACCTTTACACCGGCACCGGGTGTAACAGGCCCCGCTACGTTCACCTATACTGCCTGCGACAACAGTACGCCTTCGGTTTGCGGCAGTGCTACGCTGCATGTGCTGGTTGGGCTGTCCAGACCAGATTTGACGCCAATTATCAGATTACCGCTTACAAACTTCACCGCATCGGGACCAAATTCATCCCGCCAGTTTACAGTGGAGTTAACAGAAGTGAATGGCCAGTCTACATCAAGTGGAAATATCGTCTTCACTATCGGAGTTCCTCTTGGCTATACCCTCACCTTCGATAATACGCTCACAAGTATCAATGTATCAGGCGGATTTAATAATCCTGTCGTCGTCGATAATACAAAATGGACTCCTACAGCGTCAAATAGCCGACAAATAACGCTGATTATTGCCGCTGGACAATTTATTTCCGCAAATGGGGTTGCAACAATTGGTTTTACTGCTACTCGGGCAGGAGCAAACACGGGTAATCTCTCTAATATAACGACAAACATTAGTGTTGACAATACAGGAACGTATGATACGAATCCGTTAAATAATGTTTACGCTTTAAGTGTCAATTCACTTTAAACAATATGTTGGTGCTAATACTATTTTATTAGTATTTTAGCACCAACATATTTTCAATTATTGTTTTTGTTTAACAAAAAATCAAAGTTATGAACAGAAAACTTTTACTAGTATCCCTAATAAGTATAGGCGGCTGGTACACCTGCTATGCACAAGACCCTTCGGTTGGTGGTTTTGTCGTCAATCCATCCTCTATAGCAACAGGAGCGAATGGAACTGTTAGTGCTGATTTTGGAAACGGTAGCTCTGCAGATATTCCTCAGGCAAATAATGGTACGTATATAATCAACTTACCTCCTAATATTGGCGTTGTTTCCACGTCTGTTCAACCTAACGCCCCCACCAGTACAACGGCTAATCTTGTAACGACCGTTAGTCCTTACGACCCTGTTAATGGCCAAATCATCAGGGTAATAAGTAGTGCTGGGCCAGTTCCAGGAAATGCTAATTACACGATAACTATAAATGTTCTAGGAGTGCAGCCCACTGGAGGAACACCAGCACCCATTAATATCAACGCCAGTTCAACCCCGGCACTAGGCAGCAATGTAACGGGCAACGATATTGCCACATCGAGCATCACAGTTACAGGTCCGCTACCCGTTGCGCTTGTTTCTTTTACTGCCAGAGCACAGCAGAATCATACGGTAGATCTGGCCTGGACAACATCGCTGGAAACTAATAACAAAAGTTTTCTGGTTGAACGAAGCAAGGATTTAAGTGGCTTCGAGGTGGTTGGCGAAGTGAGTGAAGTGGCGCCTATGAGCAATGCATTGAAGAACTATCATTTGGTGGATCAGACACCGTATTCCGGCACAAGTTACTATCGCCTGACGCAAACGGATTTGAGCGGCAAAGCAACGATTTATCCCGTTGTATCGGTAGTTCTGCGTGACGAATCCTATGGGGTCTACCCTAATCCAGTCGTACGCGATGGCCGCTTTTCGCTTCGCCTGGATGAGCCTGAAACCGCTACCCTGGGATTTTTTGGCGCTGATGGACGCGCCTTGCCACTCCAGAAAACCGGTGTTCAGTCGGGTAACCTGCTACTCAAAACAACGGCTAACCTTTCGGCTGGTGTTTACGTACTCACCGTGCAGGAACGGGGACAGACCCGCCAGCACCGCATCGTTGTCGAGTAACTCGCCCCCTTTACGGATTCATCTCATTCCAAAAACTTATCGTCAGTCATGACCACAACAAACATACATCCATTGGTTCGCTTACCTAAAAAAGCCTATAAAACGCCCCGGCTCAAGGCCCTGGGCAGCGTCAAAAAACTTACGCTTAAAAGTGGCTCGGCTGTCGATGGCTTTGGCACATTTGCATAAACCTAAATTCGTTTGGTTATAGTAGCTTGTGAGCTTGATTCGCACTTATCTTGGCGGATCAAGCTCTTTTTGTTAACTTCAGTCTGATTTAGTCGGTCTACTTATGTCTATTACACTCAATACGCGCATCCAGATGGTATCCAATCAATCCTCCTCCGTTCTCGGCGACGAAACCATTCTGCTCAATTATGAACTGGGAAATTATTATGAATTGAATGAGGTAGGCGGGTTTATCTGGTCACTGCTTCAGGAGAGAAAAAGTATGCTGGCTCATGAAATTCTGGACTGTTTGCTCGATGAATTTGATGTAGAGCCATCAGTCGGCAAGGACGAGTTGATGCTATTCCTTGATAATCTATCGCGTGAAAAGCTTATCGAAACCAGTGTCTAGCCTATCGAAGTTCCTGTCTTTGAGTGGGTCCAGGCAGTGGCTGCTGGTCAGGAGCTTTGTGGTGCTGAGTACATACAAATGCCTGCTGCTAGTATTCCCCTTCAGGAAGTTTCTGCCAGCAGAACAAACACTTGTCGCTTCCCGAAAACCGCTTTCCGAACAATCGCTTTCCCAGACCATCTGGGCGATTCAGGTACTAAGCAACCGGCTGCCATTAGGCTTTACGTGCCTGGTACAAGCCCTGAGCGCCAAATGGCTGCTGAACAATCACCCGGATGTACGCGTGTGTATTGGCGTTCATAAAAGTGTAGATCAGGGATTTTCTGCACACGCCTGGGTTGTTTACAAAGACCAAATCATTCTGGGGGAACAGCCTGGCCAACAGTTTCAACCCATATTAGACTGGCATTGAGTAGGTTTCAGTGCATGACGACTGACATTTATCCGATGATCCAAGCGACCTTAACTCACCTTTTGCAGTGAGCCCAGCCAGAGGGCAAGATAGATGATCCGACTCAGCAGCCAGTTATAACGGGTTTTCCGGGTTACCGGCAGTTTGGAATCAAACACAACGGCCACAATTTTAGTAAATACCTGCCGGTCAACAACGCCCCAGATAGGATGAGCCCCCGAAGCGAACTGCTCAACTGTAGCCGTGTATAGCTGCCGGGCCGATACATTCCCATACTCCACAAAGTTGGCCTTCGTAGAGCGCGTTACAATTTCAGGAGGCAATATTGTTGTGAGTCCATTCCGGATCAGGCCCCGCCCCCGCCCCTTGTCGAAGCAAATTTCCAGCGGTGTCGACAGGCCCAGTTCAACCACATATTTATCGAAAAAGGGAAAGGAATAGGGATGGCCGTAATGCGCCCCGATGTGATTCAACTGTTCATTACAAATTACGTTGGTCGTGTTCAGAATTTGCTTTACCGGAACCACCCGCCCTTCGCTCAGGGCGGTTGTCATTGGTTCAGTAGATAGCTGCGGACTGGGAAAAACACGCTGCTTGAAATCTGGCGAGAAGGCATGATCAAGCTGTGCCCGATGCGTTAGTTTAGCGGTAAGCCGCTTGGAAAAATAAACGAGAATACCAGCCGTAGACAGACCGAAGAGTTGTTTTTGTCGACGCAGCATAGCGAGGAAGCTACCCGTTGACTGCTCGTTGAGCCGTTTTTTCAAATTGGTACCCAGAACCGTCAGGGCATATGCCTCAAACTGACGTTCATTGGTCAGACGGGGCGGATTGGTCATAAAATCTGGCGGGTATCGATGATCGATATATTGATGGCAGGCAACTTGCAGCCTGGCCCAGTCTTCGGTATCCAGCAACTCGTCCAGAAAGTCAAAGCCGGTTGCGATGACACTATCACCGTCATGCCCGGTTAGCAGAGTGTCGCAGCCAAGTTGCCGGGCTTCCTCCGAAACACCTATGTGAAAACTCGATGGTATTACAAAATGATCGGGCCGATCGAACAGGGAATTTATAGCGAGTACCGACTTCAGCACATCAGCATTAGGGCGTATGGTGTGGTGTCGTGGCTGCCATTTGTTGATAAACGCCCGTACATACGTCGACTCATCGGTAGAGGCCAGCCCTGTATCGATGTTAAATGTATGAAGGTCGGTCCTTTGTTGCTGCTTTAACAGAAACTGGGCTACAGCGCTCACAGATGATGAATCCAGCCCACCACTTAAATGAGCTCCAACCTGTTTTTTACCCAAGATCCGATGGTCGATCGCCTTTGTGAATGATTCCCGAAAGGCCGAAGCGTATTCGTCAGGATGGCGCAGGCTGCTGTATTTTTGATAATCTATCTGCCAGTACGGCCGCACCGTCAGCCCCTGTGCATCGACCTGAACAGAATGACCGGGCAAGACACTGTATATTGACTCATAGAATGTCTCGGCACTGTACGGCACGTAGGTTGTTGTCCAGGTCAGGTATTCCCGGAACTTGTGCTCATTGGGCCTGACAACAACTTCATGCAACGCCAAAAGTGCCTTTATTTCGGACGCAAAGGCAAAAAAACGACCCGACTGATACACATAATAGAGCGGCTTAACGCCCAGCGCATCCCGCCCGCAAACAAGCGTATGGCTGTTCGTATCCCAGATCGCTACTGCAAAATCGGCGTTCAGGTCCGTAAATGAAGCGGGGCCACTTTGGGCAAAATTCGTCGTAAAGGGTTGATCAGTTGTGTGAGCAAACAAATCGGCATCAGCAACAGCATAGGTCGACGTTGTGAGATTTGCTTCCTGCTTATTGTCAAATGCCAACAGAATACCGTTCTCAATCGGTTGAGCCGTTACCGTTCCCCGGTGCGACAGCAATCCGATCATATTATCTTCATCTGCCACGCGTACAGTCTGCCCGTCAAATCGTATTATTCCCGCAATTCCGCCCATACTATCAAAACTAGCTCAGTAATTTATTTCTTCGGAAGCCATCAGATCCCTATAACTAACGGATAAAAGCCAAGTTGGCGTTTGTACTGTTACTCATGTGTGATTAATTCTTAACATTGGAAAATTCGCTCCTGACGCTATTTTTACGACACGAAAACTTGACACATATGAAATCCAGATCTACTCAACGCAACACGGCTCCATCGCCCCGAAAGACCTATCAAACACCAGCCCTTAAAAATTTGGGTAGTGTCAAAAAACTCACGCTAAAAAGCGGCTCGGCCACCGATGGCTTTGGCACATTTGGATAAGACATCATAGCATTTTCGTTGGACAGGATTACAGAATTTCTCAGTTCATATCTTTTTAAATCGGCAATCCTGTCCGAAAAAATGTAAACTTGTTGTCTTTCTACGTAGATAAATAATGCAACGAGGCAATCACATACATAGTACGCTGGCCTTACTGATTTTACTCGTTATTGCGGGTGGATGTCAACCCAATACTGACCCCGCGCCTGATGATACGGCCTACTTTCCACTGCAAACCGGCGACTACTGGATTTATCAGGTTACGCAGGAAAACTATTCGCTCACCGGTGGTGCAACAACAACTGCTTATCAGGTTCAGGAAAAAATTGGCAGTTCATTTACAAGGAGCGGTCAGGTGTTTTTTCAGGTAGAAGAATCCACACGTACGTCGGAGAAGGGTAATTGGCAAATCAATGCCATTCGGACGGTTTTCAAAAGTCTTTCGGAAGTGGTGAGTCAGGAGAATAACGTACCCACAAGAAGTCTGGTTTTTCCCATTTCGACCAATACCTCGTGGAATAGTAATACATACAACGCGTTACCCGATTCCTTGCCACTTCGGTATGAGAATATAAGCCGTCCCTTTGCCGTCAATAAGCTGGCGTTCGACCATGCGGTTTCGGTGGTTGGCCCATCCGACTCTACCCTGATCGGGCTAACGAAATACCAGCGGGTATATGCTCTGAGTGTTGGATTAGTGTATCGGGAGAATACGGCTCTGGCCTATTGCCAATCGACACCTGACTGCATTGGCAAAGGTGTTATCGCATCAGGGAGCCGCCAGAAATGGGCTTTACTATCTAGTAATAGGCTGCCTTAGTGTTGTCTACTACTTAAAGATTTAATTGACTGGACTATAAAAACATGAACCTATTTTCATTTAATTATTTAATATTCAAAGGGTTTTAACCACAGAGGCACAAAGTACACAGAGGTCTAATGGGGTACTTTTTACCCCATTAGACCTCTGTGTACTTTGTGCCTCTGTGGTTAAAACCCTTTGAATATTAAATAATTAAATGACGGATTGAATTAACTTGATTGCAGCCTGTAAGCGGCAATTATCTACGTTTTCTTAACGCTGCCAGACAACTTTGCCGGTGTGTACTTCGGTGCGGCCATCCTTGTAGGTCAACCGTAGTGAATACGGATAAAGCCCCGGCGCTGTGCCCTGCCAGAGAAAGGAGTTCTTGCCCGTCGATAACGAAAAACTATCGGCGTAAACCGGTACCCCCGACTGGTTATAAATCATCAATTCTGACGCTGTAGGCAACTCTTTCACGTTCAGCGTTAGCTCAAACTTTACGTACGTAGTAGCAGGGTTCGGATAAGCCAGCAGTGTGACCGCTTCATCTTTTGCAACAACATTAAAATCGAGGGTATAGGGCGGCTGCGTACGATTCCCGGCGGCATCTTTTCCAAAAACAATAAGCTGATAACTGCCCCCTTCATTCAGCGATAAGTTGGCACTTACCTGAAGCTGGTTGGCCGAAACCGCCGAAACCGAAAACAAACCGGACGACAGCTTTTGGGGCGAACAGGTTTCACATGTTTTTAGAAACACATCAACGGCACTGGTGTCTTTTGGCGAAAGAGGATTTTCGTCCAACAAGTAAATATCGACGCGGGGGGCTATACTCACCACCGCCTTGTTCTCCCGGATTTTGCCATCCATAAATACATTGATCTCCGGGCTAACCCGATCCGGCAATGCGTTCAGCGGGTAGCTGGTGCTACTTTGCGCCTGTGTCCAATCAATCGTCAGGCTGGCCGTATTGTTCGTTTTACTCAACTCGACCAGTTGATTATCGGGATCAATAATCACCTCAATTTTTTGCAATCGCTCGTCTTTAGCCAGCGTGTAGACTAACGTGTCGCGGTATCGAAACGAACTAAACTGACGTATACTGGCGGTTGAAACCGCGTTGATCGTCTTTTTCAATGATACCAAAATCGTTTGCCCCGAAACATATTTGCCAATGTTAGCCAATGGAACAACCACCCGGATCGAATCGCTGCTTTTAAGCGAACTCCCGGCAATGCTGGATTGAATGTACATGCCCGATGGCTCAGCGGCAAAGTCGGGGTTGGGCAGCGGATAAAGGCTCACAGCAGGATCGCCCTGCAACAGCATTTGCAACATAACCGAAACATCATAGGGATCAGCGCCTTCCTTTTCAAGGTCGCGGTTGAGCTGTTGCTGAACTTTTCCGAACGGCATACCCAGGGTCTCTGCATCGGCATACAGGTCGGTATATAGTTTCGTCAAATAACGGGTGGTGGGTTGCTGAAAACTCCAGTAGGTGTGGGCCAGAACAAGCCCCGCGCCTTTGTTTGGTGCCAGAAGCCAGTCTGTCGACAGGGTTTTGAAGTTGGAGAAGATCTCCCCTACGCCACAACCGTTAAAAATCATAAGCGGATATTGCTGGTTACGAAAGCCATTTTCCGGGGGCGAGGCAAAGCCGAAGTTCATATCCGTAACAGACGGACCGGCATGACCAAAAAACGTGATCAGGCTTAGCCCGCCATTAACGAGGGGCGTAATATTTATTGGTTCAACCTCATTGGTCGTACTTTTGCTGAACGCACTGATTTGCCCCCCCAACAGGCCGTTGCTATAAATAGTGCCAATACCGCTCAAAGCTTCGCGCAGCCCTGCGGCTTCTGCGGCTGTTTTCCCTCCGCTGATGTGAACAATATGCTTTCGCCACAGTCCATTGGGTGTTGCGCTTTCGAGCTGTTTTACTTTGTCCAGATAAGCCAGCACCTGCTCGTTGGTTGTCGCATTGATTCGTCCTGTCGGAATAGCGGGTGTATTGGCTGAATAGCCTGCCAGTCCGGACGTCAATAAAATATCGGAACCAGGATAGCCAACCGTTGGCACAAGATCGTCGGTAGCGGTTTTAGTCGTATACGGATAACTGTTTGCCCGCCCAATGAGCAACAGGTTTTTCACAGCCGTATTGGCAAGCAGATAATCAGCAAAACGGCGGAGCGCCAGCGGGCTTTTCTCGCCATAGTTGAACTGATCAAATAACGAATCGGACTCAACAATAAGGGGCGTGTAAGTTCCCCCGGCAGCAGACGCCCGATAGGCTGCGTATCCTGCCGCCGACTGCCGAAGCGATGCATGGGTAATAAGGACGTAATCTGTTGTTTTTGCCACTGGCGACCCTAAGCTGACCGCCTGAATGGCAAGCGGTTTAGCAGTCGCATTGGTAAGTAAGATGTTTCGATTCTCTGCGGCTTCGCTAACCACGATCTGGGTTTGTGTTCCGGCTGTTTGAGTTACCAGAAAGCGGCAATTTGCCTTGTCGGTGATATCATAAGCATAGGACGCAGCCGGCACATTTGCCACGACCATCAGCGCCATGGGTCGGGCACTGGCTGGCAAGTGAAACACCTTGGTACTCTGCCCGCTCATGTCCAGCACCTGTGGGTAGGTGACCTTTACGTAAGTTACGGAAAAGTTGTTGGTGTAGCCATTCTTTACCGTTTTGAACCGCAGGGTTACTTGCTCGTTTTGAATTGTTTCGGGCTTTATCGTCGTCTGAAAGGTTTGACTGGCGAAGCCCGCACAGGATAAAGTAGAGAGTGCCGAATTTGTTGTTGCATCGGCCTGTACCTGAATTTGGTGAAACGAATTATCCCGGCCATTCACCATGCCCTGCAGTGTAACGGGCCAGTTTGTCGATACACGTCCCGGCAATTTCAATTGAACGACACCCACCGAATCGGCGGTAAGCGTGTGTCCTGACCAGCCTTCGCCGGGTTCAAAATAACTCTGCTGCAAGACGGGTTCCAACCCCTTCAAATTGTTGAACGTGTACTCACTGGTGAACGCCTGAACCAATTCTTCTACATGAAATGGGATGGAAGCTGCCCCTACTGGCGAGGTGTTCAGTTCGGGCATACGCTTGCCCTTCAGCGTGGGGCTACTCGTCAGGAAAAAAGCGGTTTTACTGGAAAAAAGAGTCTGATAAGGATGTAATCGTTGTTGTGGCCGGTAAAGTAAGGAGTCCTGAGCGCCGTCATTACCTTCACCGTAAAACTCAATGTAATCCTGCGTATCGAACACGCCGTCCTGCTGGCCTGTTACCCGGCAGGCAACTTCTTTTCCTCTGAAAAACAGTTGCCAGCTAGCCGGATTCGTTTGAAGAAACGATGCATCAGCTGCCTTGATGTCCGCATAGCCAACTCGATAAATACCTGCCTGATCTACCGTAAATTTGAGATATTTCTGACCCGTCTGTGTCCATTCGTTGCCAAATCGACTTTGTCCGCTTACGACCAGCGAATTGACCAGGAACCAGATAAGGAGTAAACCTTTCTTCATACGGAGATGCCTATACCTGACCGTAATAAGCAGTCAGTATAGCGTTGTTATTTTTTATCAAATATACCAAATAGTACGGGTCGGTCATACATATGCGACCAGTAGTTCGCCAGCCATGAACTGCCCGTGATGGGTGCTACTCGTTTTAACCCTTCTAGGCAGGAAGTAAATTTCATCCCTGGATTCACCCTGCTCTCTAATTCCGCAAGAATCGGGTTTATCACGCCCCGACTTATAGCGACATTTGTATAGGTCAATCAACAGAACCATAATGAACATGAACAGTCCCTACACCTATCAGCAAATTGCCAGGGCTATCGAGCACTTAACGGCTACTTTTCGAGAACAGCCAACGTTGAGCGAACTAGCCGAAAAAGCTAACTTGAGCGAGTTTCATTTTCAGCGACTTTTTACGGAATGGGCGGGTGTTAGTCCAAAGAAATTCGGCCAGTACCTTACGCTCGAACACGCTAAAAGCAGATTACGGACGGGTGCCCCTTTAGCCGATGCTGCTCATGATGCAGGTTTGTCGGGTACGGGTCGGCTGCACGATTTGTTCGTCAGCATTGAGGGTGTTACACCAGGTCAGTTCAAGCTGGCGGGCGCGGGGTTATTGCTTTCTTACGGCGTGTTCAACAGCCCGTTTGGACCGTATGTGCTGGGTGCTCTCAGGGGGAAAATTGCCCTCCTGCACTTTTTGACTGAAGGCGACCAACCCGAAACGATCCTGGCAACAGCCTGGCCAGAGGTTTCCTTACAAAACGATCCAAGTGCCCTACAACCTCTTGCGGACCAGATTTTTGCACAAACTACCGTCGCCGACATGGTTAATACGTCTACCAAACCGCTACCAATTTTACTGCGAGGTTCGGCGTTTCAGCTTAAAGTGTGGGAAGCCCTGTTAAAAATCCCCGAAGGCCGGTTAGTTAGTTACGACCAGATTGCCGATGCTATTGGGCAACCCACAGCGTCGCGGGCCGTTGGAACGGCTATCGGAGCCAATCCAGTTGGTTACCTGATTCCCTGCCATCGGGTTATCAAAAAAACGGGGCTATTTGGCGGCTACCGCTGGGGAGTTGAACGCAAGCAGGCCATGCTCGGTTGGGAAGCCGCCCGAGTCGAATTATGACACAAATAGGTCAAAATATTTATGAAACCAAGTACCCTGAACTGGCCCACTCACCAGCAAGCCCTCTCCGAAACGGGGTTCACATTATTACCACCGCTCCTATCGGCTGACGAATGCCGGGAAATAGCCACCCTGTACGATTCGCCAGACCTGTTCCGCAAAACGATTGTGATGCAAAATCACGGCTACGGCAGTGGCGAATACAAGTATTTCAACTACCCCTTGCCGCCCGTTGTCGATGCGCTTCGGCATGAACTATTCACGCAACTTGCCCCAGTCGCCAATGACTGGAATGAAAAACTCGGCCTTGCGCAGCGATACCCCACCGAGCTTGATGAATGGCTGGCTGTGTGTCACGAAGCTGGACAAACCCGCCCAACGCCCCTGATGCTCAACTACGCAACCGGCGACTGGAACGCGCTTCATCAGGACATGTACGGCGAGTTATATTTCCCTTTTCAGGCTGTTTTGTTTTTAAACCAGCCGGGGCAGGAGTATACCGGAGGTGAGTTTATCATGCTCGAACAACGCCCTCGCATGCAATCAAAAGCAACCGTTTTGC contains:
- the porU2 gene encoding putative type IX secretion system sortase PorU2, producing MKKGLLLIWFLVNSLVVSGQSRFGNEWTQTGQKYLKFTVDQAGIYRVGYADIKAADASFLQTNPASWQLFFRGKEVACRVTGQQDGVFDTQDYIEFYGEGNDGAQDSLLYRPQQRLHPYQTLFSSKTAFFLTSSPTLKGKRMPELNTSPVGAASIPFHVEELVQAFTSEYTFNNLKGLEPVLQQSYFEPGEGWSGHTLTADSVGVVQLKLPGRVSTNWPVTLQGMVNGRDNSFHQIQVQADATTNSALSTLSCAGFASQTFQTTIKPETIQNEQVTLRFKTVKNGYTNNFSVTYVKVTYPQVLDMSGQSTKVFHLPASARPMALMVVANVPAASYAYDITDKANCRFLVTQTAGTQTQIVVSEAAENRNILLTNATAKPLAIQAVSLGSPVAKTTDYVLITHASLRQSAAGYAAYRASAAGGTYTPLIVESDSLFDQFNYGEKSPLALRRFADYLLANTAVKNLLLIGRANSYPYTTKTATDDLVPTVGYPGSDILLTSGLAGYSANTPAIPTGRINATTNEQVLAYLDKVKQLESATPNGLWRKHIVHISGGKTAAEAAGLREALSGIGTIYSNGLLGGQISAFSKSTTNEVEPINITPLVNGGLSLITFFGHAGPSVTDMNFGFASPPENGFRNQQYPLMIFNGCGVGEIFSNFKTLSTDWLLAPNKGAGLVLAHTYWSFQQPTTRYLTKLYTDLYADAETLGMPFGKVQQQLNRDLEKEGADPYDVSVMLQMLLQGDPAVSLYPLPNPDFAAEPSGMYIQSSIAGSSLKSSDSIRVVVPLANIGKYVSGQTILVSLKKTINAVSTASIRQFSSFRYRDTLVYTLAKDERLQKIEVIIDPDNQLVELSKTNNTASLTIDWTQAQSSTSYPLNALPDRVSPEINVFMDGKIRENKAVVSIAPRVDIYLLDENPLSPKDTSAVDVFLKTCETCSPQKLSSGLFSVSAVSANQLQVSANLSLNEGGSYQLIVFGKDAAGNRTQPPYTLDFNVVAKDEAVTLLAYPNPATTYVKFELTLNVKELPTASELMIYNQSGVPVYADSFSLSTGKNSFLWQGTAPGLYPYSLRLTYKDGRTEVHTGKVVWQR
- a CDS encoding PqqD family peptide modification chaperone, giving the protein MSITLNTRIQMVSNQSSSVLGDETILLNYELGNYYELNEVGGFIWSLLQERKSMLAHEILDCLLDEFDVEPSVGKDELMLFLDNLSREKLIETSV
- a CDS encoding asparagine synthetase B family protein; translation: MGGIAGIIRFDGQTVRVADEDNMIGLLSHRGTVTAQPIENGILLAFDNKQEANLTTSTYAVADADLFAHTTDQPFTTNFAQSGPASFTDLNADFAVAIWDTNSHTLVCGRDALGVKPLYYVYQSGRFFAFASEIKALLALHEVVVRPNEHKFREYLTWTTTYVPYSAETFYESIYSVLPGHSVQVDAQGLTVRPYWQIDYQKYSSLRHPDEYASAFRESFTKAIDHRILGKKQVGAHLSGGLDSSSVSAVAQFLLKQQQRTDLHTFNIDTGLASTDESTYVRAFINKWQPRHHTIRPNADVLKSVLAINSLFDRPDHFVIPSSFHIGVSEEARQLGCDTLLTGHDGDSVIATGFDFLDELLDTEDWARLQVACHQYIDHRYPPDFMTNPPRLTNERQFEAYALTVLGTNLKKRLNEQSTGSFLAMLRRQKQLFGLSTAGILVYFSKRLTAKLTHRAQLDHAFSPDFKQRVFPSPQLSTEPMTTALSEGRVVPVKQILNTTNVICNEQLNHIGAHYGHPYSFPFFDKYVVELGLSTPLEICFDKGRGRGLIRNGLTTILPPEIVTRSTKANFVEYGNVSARQLYTATVEQFASGAHPIWGVVDRQVFTKIVAVVFDSKLPVTRKTRYNWLLSRIIYLALWLGSLQKVS
- a CDS encoding T9SS type A sorting domain-containing protein, which gives rise to MNRKLLLVSLISIGGWYTCYAQDPSVGGFVVNPSSIATGANGTVSADFGNGSSADIPQANNGTYIINLPPNIGVVSTSVQPNAPTSTTANLVTTVSPYDPVNGQIIRVISSAGPVPGNANYTITINVLGVQPTGGTPAPININASSTPALGSNVTGNDIATSSITVTGPLPVALVSFTARAQQNHTVDLAWTTSLETNNKSFLVERSKDLSGFEVVGEVSEVAPMSNALKNYHLVDQTPYSGTSYYRLTQTDLSGKATIYPVVSVVLRDESYGVYPNPVVRDGRFSLRLDEPETATLGFFGADGRALPLQKTGVQSGNLLLKTTANLSAGVYVLTVQERGQTRQHRIVVE
- a CDS encoding lasso peptide biosynthesis B2 protein, whose product is MSSLSKFLSLSGSRQWLLVRSFVVLSTYKCLLLVFPFRKFLPAEQTLVASRKPLSEQSLSQTIWAIQVLSNRLPLGFTCLVQALSAKWLLNNHPDVRVCIGVHKSVDQGFSAHAWVVYKDQIILGEQPGQQFQPILDWH
- a CDS encoding 2OG-Fe(II) oxygenase gives rise to the protein MKPSTLNWPTHQQALSETGFTLLPPLLSADECREIATLYDSPDLFRKTIVMQNHGYGSGEYKYFNYPLPPVVDALRHELFTQLAPVANDWNEKLGLAQRYPTELDEWLAVCHEAGQTRPTPLMLNYATGDWNALHQDMYGELYFPFQAVLFLNQPGQEYTGGEFIMLEQRPRMQSKATVLQPQQGQILLFTTKFRPVKSTRGYHRVAMRHGVSEVRSGKRLNVGLIFHDAA
- a CDS encoding lasso RiPP family leader peptide-containing protein yields the protein MKSRSTQRNTAPSPRKTYQTPALKNLGSVKKLTLKSGSATDGFGTFG
- a CDS encoding methylated-DNA--[protein]-cysteine S-methyltransferase gives rise to the protein MNMNSPYTYQQIARAIEHLTATFREQPTLSELAEKANLSEFHFQRLFTEWAGVSPKKFGQYLTLEHAKSRLRTGAPLADAAHDAGLSGTGRLHDLFVSIEGVTPGQFKLAGAGLLLSYGVFNSPFGPYVLGALRGKIALLHFLTEGDQPETILATAWPEVSLQNDPSALQPLADQIFAQTTVADMVNTSTKPLPILLRGSAFQLKVWEALLKIPEGRLVSYDQIADAIGQPTASRAVGTAIGANPVGYLIPCHRVIKKTGLFGGYRWGVERKQAMLGWEAARVEL